In Trichoplusia ni isolate ovarian cell line Hi5 chromosome 7, tn1, whole genome shotgun sequence, a single genomic region encodes these proteins:
- the LOC113495763 gene encoding uncharacterized protein LOC113495763, whose product MEWKLTVLCVCACLGTITAMQVTVTSEWKPDIGWELSCSWQLFSNDSLQSVRMYYNEQQFLIYRPEEDGDKRSGIYRRPEDMMTINCEETSDRGVTGTCELTMELYQPQKNSFTFACEASGERPTFRIERKAIVIEAFVPPTDAVVEVGSVNAESGRVMLNCTSSGVPAPNLVWTVGEQKVPRDFSGSFWNATSKLWHVWSVLSYTHSNEHPAVCTPETSKGSKVVQGEPAEYNSAGDVKDIKSILFAVLTSLLLLS is encoded by the exons GTACTATCACCGCTATGCAAGTAACCGTCACAAGTGAATGGAAGCCGGACATCGGTTGGGAGCTGTCGTGTTCCTGGCAACTGTTCTCCAATGACTCCTTGCAATCAGTTAGGATGTACTACAACGAGCAGCAGTTCTTGATATATAGGCCTGAG GAAGATGGCGACAAACGCAGCGGAATTTACCGAAGGCCAGAGGATATGATGACCATCAACTGCGAGGAGACATCCGATCGAGGAGTGACTGGTACTTGTGAGCTGACGATGGAACTGTACCAACCACAGAAGAACAGCTTCACGTTCGCCTGCGAGGCGTCTGGCGAAAGACCGACGTTCCGGATAGAGAGGAAGGCTATTGTTATTGAAGCTTTTG TACCCCCCACGGACGCTGTAGTAGAAGTAGGGTCAGTGAATGCGGAGTCGGGTCGAGTGATGCTAAACTGTACGTCTAGTGGAGTACCAGCACCAAATTTAGTGTGGACAGTTGGTGAACAAAAG GTCCCTCGAGATTTCTCCGGTAGTTTTTGGAACGCGACATCAAAGTTGTGGCATGTTTGGTCCGTCCTCTCGTACACACATTCCAATGAACACCCGGCTGTCTGCACGCCAGAGACTAGTAAAGGAAGCAAAGTCGTCCAGGGGGAACCAGCTGAATATAATTCAGCGGGTGATGTTAAAG atattaaaagtataCTCTTCGCAGTTTTGACCTCACTGTTACTGTTGAGCTGA